The Vibrio agarivorans genome window below encodes:
- the yhbY gene encoding ribosome assembly RNA-binding protein YhbY: MNLSTKQKQHLKGLAHSLKPVVLLGANGLTEAVLAEIEIALNHHELIKVKVASEDRETKNLIIDAIVRETGAEKVQTIGKTLVLYRQTEERKIEIPRK, encoded by the coding sequence ATGAACCTAAGCACAAAACAAAAGCAGCATCTAAAAGGCCTAGCACACTCTCTAAAACCAGTAGTGCTACTTGGCGCAAATGGACTGACAGAGGCTGTTCTAGCGGAAATTGAAATCGCTCTAAATCACCACGAGCTGATTAAGGTAAAAGTTGCATCGGAAGACCGTGAAACGAAAAACCTAATCATTGACGCTATCGTGCGTGAAACTGGTGCTGAAAAAGTACAAACGATCGGTAAGACGCTAGTTCTGTACCGTCAAACTGAAGAGCGCAAAATCGAAATTCCACGCAAGTAA
- the rlmE gene encoding 23S rRNA (uridine(2552)-2'-O)-methyltransferase RlmE — MSKQKHSASSGRWLKEHFDDKYANEARKKGYRSRAYFKMEEIQTKDKLLKPGMTVVDLGAAPGGWSQYAAKILGEQGQVIACDLLPMDPIAGVSFLQGDFRDDAVLEALLERIQPSMVDVVMSDMAPNIAGNNSVDQPRAMYLVELALDMCRQVLATNGSFVVKVFQGEGFDQYVKDVREMFTTVKVRKPDSSRARSREVFIVATGYKG; from the coding sequence ATGAGTAAACAAAAACATTCGGCCAGTTCTGGTCGTTGGTTGAAGGAACACTTCGACGACAAGTATGCAAATGAAGCGAGAAAAAAGGGTTACCGTTCTCGTGCCTACTTCAAGATGGAAGAGATCCAAACAAAAGATAAACTGCTAAAACCAGGTATGACAGTTGTCGACCTTGGTGCGGCACCCGGAGGTTGGTCACAATACGCGGCAAAAATTCTCGGCGAGCAAGGGCAAGTGATTGCTTGTGATTTGTTACCGATGGATCCGATTGCTGGGGTGAGCTTCCTACAAGGCGATTTCCGTGATGATGCGGTACTAGAAGCGTTACTCGAAAGAATCCAACCTTCTATGGTTGACGTAGTAATGTCTGATATGGCGCCAAATATTGCGGGTAATAACTCGGTAGACCAACCACGCGCTATGTATTTGGTAGAGCTGGCACTGGATATGTGTCGACAAGTTCTAGCGACTAATGGTAGCTTTGTGGTTAAAGTCTTCCAAGGCGAAGGGTTTGATCAATACGTCAAGGATGTACGTGAAATGTTCACCACCGTTAAAGTGAGAAAACCTGACTCTTCTCGAGCACGTTCTCGTGAAGTCTTTATCGTAGCCACTGGTTACAAAGGTTAA
- the greA gene encoding transcription elongation factor GreA, protein MEKVPMTVRGADLLRQELDRLLKLRPQISEAIAEARELGDLKENAEYHAAREEQGICEAQIRDIEYKLSVAQIIDVTQMDNTGKVIFGSTVTLIDVDTEEEKTYQIVGDDEADIKAGRISVSSPIARGLIGKMEGDEVMITTPGGAKDFEIDSVEYL, encoded by the coding sequence ATGGAAAAGGTTCCAATGACTGTTCGCGGTGCAGATTTGCTGCGCCAAGAGCTTGATCGTCTACTTAAACTTCGCCCACAGATCTCTGAAGCAATTGCAGAGGCACGCGAGCTAGGTGACCTGAAAGAGAATGCAGAATACCACGCGGCTCGTGAAGAGCAGGGAATCTGTGAAGCACAAATCCGTGATATCGAATACAAGCTTTCAGTTGCGCAGATCATTGATGTGACGCAAATGGATAACACGGGTAAAGTTATCTTCGGCTCAACGGTCACGCTTATTGACGTTGATACTGAAGAAGAGAAAACATACCAAATCGTTGGTGATGATGAAGCGGACATTAAAGCAGGCCGCATTTCTGTCAGCTCACCAATCGCACGTGGTCTAATCGGTAAGATGGAAGGCGACGAAGTGATGATCACCACACCAGGTGGTGCTAAAGATTTTGAAATCGACAGCGTAGAGTATCTATAA
- a CDS encoding porin: protein MNKTLITLAVSAAAVATGANAANVYSSEGTELNIGGRAEFRGDFIGNGGEEIDGTMADNSRFRLNVGGETQIANGLSGFGFYEAEQTTSDNEFKQRYLFAGLKGDFGAISFGRQDTAAVQISQMSDVTTFTGAQKTFIGASDEQQKNSIVYSGDFDALTVKASAILGEEKDTNGYGISAIYNLPMGLGLGLGYSAGDNGEGNGSGDAIIAGVNYTYESLYLAGTYTTGEVDDKDGSDFNGVELSAVYGFGNGFSIMGAYQLTDQKVNGKKEDKSDFFEITGDYAFNKNLNAYVAYLINNIDKDSPYAVDAEDTLRLGLKYSF from the coding sequence ATGAACAAAACTCTGATTACTCTAGCAGTTTCGGCTGCAGCAGTGGCTACTGGCGCTAACGCAGCTAACGTATACAGCAGCGAAGGCACTGAACTAAACATCGGCGGTCGCGCGGAATTCCGTGGTGACTTTATTGGCAACGGCGGTGAAGAAATTGACGGTACTATGGCAGACAATAGTCGCTTCCGTCTAAACGTTGGCGGTGAAACTCAAATCGCTAATGGCCTATCAGGCTTTGGCTTCTATGAAGCAGAGCAGACAACAAGCGATAACGAATTCAAACAACGTTACCTATTTGCAGGCCTTAAAGGTGACTTCGGCGCAATCTCATTTGGTCGCCAAGATACTGCTGCTGTGCAAATCTCACAAATGTCTGACGTAACAACCTTTACAGGTGCTCAGAAGACATTTATCGGTGCTTCAGATGAGCAACAAAAGAACTCTATTGTTTACTCTGGTGACTTCGATGCACTAACTGTAAAAGCGAGTGCTATCCTAGGTGAAGAAAAAGACACTAACGGCTACGGTATCTCTGCTATTTATAACTTACCAATGGGTCTTGGTCTTGGTCTTGGTTACTCTGCTGGTGATAACGGCGAAGGTAATGGTTCAGGTGATGCAATCATTGCTGGTGTAAACTATACGTATGAGTCTCTATACCTTGCAGGTACTTACACTACAGGTGAAGTAGATGATAAAGATGGTTCTGACTTCAATGGTGTCGAACTTTCTGCTGTGTACGGCTTTGGTAATGGCTTCTCTATCATGGGTGCCTACCAGCTTACCGACCAAAAAGTGAACGGCAAAAAAGAAGACAAGAGTGACTTCTTTGAAATCACCGGTGATTACGCGTTCAACAAAAACCTTAACGCGTACGTTGCATACCTTATCAACAACATCGATAAAGACTCGCCATACGCTGTTGATGCAGAAGACACACTACGTTTAGGTCTAAAATACTCTTTCTAA